One Prevotella melaninogenica DNA window includes the following coding sequences:
- a CDS encoding DUF4954 family protein, with amino-acid sequence MQYRSLTFEEIEILESNSCWAEDWSRVEVAEDGFQAKFFHRVMFYGDVQLGSVQKEVEITKGFVKHSGINDATLRNVTVGNDCLIEKVGNYINNYTIGDDCLISNISVMETTEGATYGEGNLISVLNEVGDGNVIFFHDLNSQFAAFMVKHFNDKDLKNAIRRLVKEEIARTNPERGTIGNKVKIVNTKEITNTVIQDDCEISGASRLSDCTILSSEYASVYIGTGVICENSIISDGSSIVNSVKMQDCFVGEACQISNGFTASQSVFFANSFMSNGEACAAFCGPFCASHHKSSLLIGGMFSFYNAGSGTNFSNHAYKMGPMHWGILERGTKTASGSYLLMPATIGTFSVCFGKLMHHPNTTALPFSYLIAEADKMYLVPGRNITTVGLYRDIRKWPKRDMRPQQTQKSIVNFDWLSPYSVGEILQGKKILENLRQASGDNVSSYNYHEYVINATSLRKGIKYYDIALRIYMGAVLKRAHKWGFFGKPQTEVGLGRWDDLSGLLLPVSEERRLIEDIKSGSLETIEEVVNRFREINENYRIYQWAWTYRMILEYYGINEISPEDDARIKRDYIEARRAWIAEIKKDAEKEFEMGDVDREVFESFVNSLDHEVDFEN; translated from the coding sequence ATGCAATATCGTTCCCTTACCTTTGAAGAGATTGAGATACTCGAGAGCAATAGCTGCTGGGCAGAAGATTGGAGTCGAGTAGAGGTTGCGGAGGACGGATTTCAAGCGAAATTCTTCCACCGTGTCATGTTCTATGGTGACGTACAGTTGGGAAGTGTCCAGAAAGAAGTCGAGATAACAAAGGGCTTCGTCAAGCATTCTGGTATCAATGATGCTACCCTACGCAATGTTACCGTTGGTAACGACTGCCTTATTGAGAAGGTGGGGAATTATATTAATAACTATACAATCGGTGACGACTGCCTCATCTCTAACATCTCTGTCATGGAGACTACGGAAGGAGCTACCTATGGAGAAGGTAACCTTATCTCGGTATTGAATGAGGTGGGCGACGGCAATGTAATCTTCTTCCACGACCTCAATAGCCAGTTTGCAGCCTTTATGGTGAAGCATTTCAACGACAAAGACCTCAAGAATGCTATCCGAAGATTAGTGAAAGAGGAGATTGCTCGCACCAATCCTGAACGTGGAACGATTGGCAATAAAGTGAAGATTGTCAATACAAAGGAGATTACCAACACCGTCATTCAGGACGATTGCGAGATATCTGGTGCAAGTCGTTTGAGCGATTGTACCATTCTCAGCTCTGAATATGCCAGTGTTTACATCGGTACAGGGGTCATCTGCGAGAACTCTATCATATCAGATGGGTCAAGTATCGTGAACAGTGTGAAGATGCAAGACTGCTTCGTGGGTGAAGCCTGTCAGATAAGCAATGGCTTTACAGCCTCACAGAGTGTCTTCTTCGCCAATTCCTTTATGTCAAACGGTGAGGCGTGCGCTGCTTTCTGCGGTCCGTTCTGTGCCTCACATCATAAGAGTTCACTGCTCATTGGTGGTATGTTCTCTTTCTATAATGCAGGTTCTGGGACCAACTTCTCTAACCATGCCTATAAGATGGGACCAATGCACTGGGGCATCTTGGAGCGTGGAACAAAGACGGCAAGCGGTAGTTATCTACTCATGCCAGCAACAATCGGTACGTTCTCCGTATGTTTCGGTAAGCTGATGCACCACCCTAACACGACTGCCCTACCCTTCTCTTACCTCATTGCTGAGGCTGACAAGATGTATCTCGTGCCCGGTCGCAACATCACAACAGTTGGTCTTTATCGTGATATACGCAAGTGGCCAAAGCGTGATATGCGTCCACAGCAGACGCAGAAGAGTATTGTCAACTTCGATTGGCTATCACCTTACTCTGTTGGAGAGATTCTGCAGGGAAAGAAGATACTTGAGAATCTGCGCCAGGCAAGTGGTGACAATGTTTCATCTTATAACTATCATGAATACGTTATCAATGCTACCAGTCTAAGAAAAGGTATCAAATATTATGACATCGCACTGCGTATCTACATGGGAGCAGTACTGAAACGTGCCCACAAATGGGGCTTCTTTGGTAAGCCACAGACCGAAGTAGGACTCGGACGATGGGACGACCTTTCTGGTCTTCTGCTCCCAGTATCAGAAGAGCGACGCCTCATTGAGGATATCAAGAGCGGTAGTCTTGAAACGATAGAAGAGGTGGTTAACCGCTTCCGAGAGATTAACGAGAACTATCGTATCTATCAATGGGCATGGACCTATCGCATGATTTTAGAATACTACGGCATTAATGAGATTTCTCCCGAGGACGATGCACGCATCAAACGAGATTATATCGAGGCACGCCGTGCATGGATTGCAGAGATAAAAAAGGATGCCGAGAAGGAGTTTGAGATGGGCGATGTAGACAGAGAGGTCTTTGAATCGTTCGTTAATAGCCTTGATCATGAAGTTGATTTTGAGAATTAA
- the hflX gene encoding GTPase HflX, with the protein MKEFIISDVKAETAILVGLITKDQNEEKTKEYLDELEFLADTAGAVTVKRFTQRVTGPSAVTYVGKGKLEEIRDYIKMMEDEEEPIGMVIFDDELSAKQMRNIEQELGVKILDRTSLILDIFAMRAQTANAKTQVELAQYRYMLPRLQRLWTHLERQGGGSGSGGGKGSVGLRGPGETQLEMDRRIILQRMTLLKQRLAEIDKQKVTQRKNRGRMIRVALVGYTNVGKSTTMNLLAKSEVFAENKLFATLDTTVRKVVVDNLPFLLADTVGFIRKLPTDLVDSFKSTLDEVREADLLLHVVDISHPDFEEQIQVVNQTLSELGCADKPSMIIFNKIDNYHWVEKEEDDLTPATKENITLDELKKTWMAKEHDNCLFISAKEKENIDEFREVLYKKVRELHVQKYPYNDFLYNIEEE; encoded by the coding sequence ATGAAAGAATTTATCATATCTGACGTCAAGGCGGAAACTGCCATCCTTGTAGGTCTTATTACAAAGGACCAGAACGAGGAGAAGACGAAGGAATATCTTGACGAATTAGAGTTCCTCGCTGACACAGCTGGTGCTGTCACGGTGAAGCGATTCACACAGAGGGTGACAGGTCCAAGTGCTGTTACCTATGTTGGCAAGGGTAAACTTGAAGAGATAAGAGATTACATCAAGATGATGGAGGACGAGGAGGAGCCTATCGGTATGGTCATCTTCGACGATGAATTGTCGGCAAAGCAGATGCGTAATATCGAACAGGAACTCGGTGTGAAGATATTAGACCGTACCTCTCTCATCCTCGACATCTTTGCTATGCGCGCCCAGACAGCCAATGCAAAGACACAGGTAGAGTTGGCACAGTACCGCTATATGCTCCCACGTCTGCAGCGTCTGTGGACTCACTTGGAGCGTCAGGGCGGTGGTTCAGGCTCTGGTGGCGGTAAAGGTTCGGTAGGTCTGCGTGGTCCTGGTGAGACCCAGTTAGAGATGGACCGCCGTATCATCTTGCAGCGTATGACCCTCTTAAAGCAAAGACTTGCTGAGATTGATAAACAGAAGGTCACACAGCGCAAGAACCGTGGGCGTATGATTCGTGTTGCCTTGGTGGGTTACACGAACGTGGGTAAGTCAACCACCATGAACCTCTTGGCTAAGAGCGAGGTATTTGCAGAGAACAAACTCTTCGCAACACTCGACACAACTGTGCGCAAGGTCGTTGTAGACAATCTTCCTTTCCTGTTAGCTGACACCGTTGGATTTATCCGTAAGTTGCCAACCGACTTGGTTGATTCTTTTAAGTCAACACTCGATGAGGTGCGCGAAGCCGACCTTCTCTTGCACGTTGTGGACATCTCACATCCTGACTTTGAGGAACAGATACAGGTAGTCAACCAGACTTTGTCTGAACTTGGTTGTGCTGATAAGCCATCGATGATTATCTTCAACAAGATTGATAACTATCATTGGGTGGAGAAAGAGGAAGACGACCTCACACCAGCAACCAAAGAGAATATCACCTTGGACGAACTGAAGAAGACATGGATGGCTAAGGAGCATGACAACTGTCTCTTTATTTCAGCCAAGGAAAAGGAGAATATCGACGAGTTCAGAGAGGTGCTTTACAAGAAAGTACGCGAACTGCACGTGCAGAAGTATCCTTACAATGACTTCCTTTACAATATCGAAGAGGAATAA
- a CDS encoding MBL fold metallo-hydrolase: MKGSPPFGGVGGGFTFLGTGTSNGVPVLGCSCDVCKSKDPRDNRLRTSALLETAKTRIVIDSGPDFRQQMLPQPFRKIDGLLITHIHYDHVGGIDDVRPYCALGDIEVYANENTCNGLRHNFPYCFTDNPYPGVPKLNLHSIQPHTPFMIGDIEVMPISVMHGELPILGYRFGKLAYITDMKTIKDEELPYLEGVETLVVNALRWEREHHSHQLISEAIDFSRKIGAKRTYLTHLTHKIGLHEEAQKLLPNDVFFAYDGLKIHF; the protein is encoded by the coding sequence ATAAAGGGCTCCCCTCCCTTCGGAGGGGTCGGGGGAGGCTTCACCTTCCTCGGCACTGGCACCTCCAATGGCGTCCCTGTACTTGGCTGTAGCTGCGATGTTTGTAAGAGTAAGGACCCACGCGACAACCGATTGCGTACCTCTGCTTTATTGGAAACGGCAAAGACACGTATTGTCATTGACAGCGGTCCTGACTTTCGCCAACAGATGTTACCACAACCTTTCCGTAAGATTGATGGTTTATTGATAACGCATATCCACTATGATCATGTAGGAGGGATTGATGATGTACGCCCTTATTGTGCATTGGGGGATATTGAGGTATATGCCAACGAAAACACTTGCAATGGTTTACGCCATAATTTCCCTTATTGTTTCACGGACAATCCCTATCCAGGAGTTCCAAAACTGAACCTTCATAGTATTCAACCGCATACCCCATTTATGATTGGCGACATCGAAGTGATGCCTATCTCTGTGATGCATGGCGAACTACCCATCCTCGGTTATCGCTTTGGAAAGCTTGCCTACATAACAGATATGAAAACTATTAAAGATGAGGAACTCCCTTATCTTGAAGGTGTTGAAACCTTGGTTGTAAACGCTTTGCGCTGGGAACGTGAGCACCACTCCCATCAGTTGATATCTGAAGCCATTGATTTCAGTCGAAAGATAGGAGCAAAACGCACTTATTTAACCCATCTCACCCATAAGATTGGCTTACATGAAGAGGCACAAAAACTTCTCCCAAATGATGTTTTCTTTGCATACGATGGTTTGAAGATTCATTTTTAA
- the murB gene encoding UDP-N-acetylmuramate dehydrogenase: protein MKIEFNYSLLKHNTFGIDAKCQRFVEYESVEEAQELVRSLKEDDYPLLILGGGSNLLLTGDFKGTVLHSGISFIEQIDEERVRCGSAYVWDDFVDYCVSHDLYGAENLSIIPGECGASAVQNIGAYGVEAKDLIDEVEAVEIATGEVHHFKNADCEYSYRQSKFKHEWRNKYLITSVTYRLSKTYQPKLDYGNIRAALAEQGIENPTAAELRQTITDIRNAKLPDPKKIGNAGSFFMNPIVPKAKYEELAAQYERMPHYTIDADHEKIPAGWMIEQCGWKGKALGPAGVYDKQALVLVNLGGATGADVVRLYQTIQHDVKEKFGIEIHPEVNTFPN, encoded by the coding sequence ATGAAAATAGAGTTTAACTATAGTCTACTAAAGCATAATACCTTCGGCATTGACGCTAAATGTCAGCGTTTTGTCGAATACGAATCAGTAGAGGAAGCACAGGAACTTGTGCGCTCGTTGAAGGAAGACGACTATCCACTACTGATTCTCGGTGGGGGTAGTAACCTTCTACTCACTGGTGATTTCAAGGGAACCGTACTCCACTCTGGCATCTCTTTTATCGAGCAAATCGACGAAGAACGTGTACGTTGTGGGTCTGCTTACGTATGGGATGACTTTGTAGACTATTGTGTTTCTCATGATCTCTATGGTGCAGAAAACCTTTCTATCATTCCGGGTGAGTGTGGTGCGAGTGCTGTACAGAATATCGGAGCATATGGTGTGGAAGCTAAAGACCTGATTGATGAGGTTGAAGCGGTGGAGATTGCCACTGGCGAAGTGCATCATTTCAAGAATGCTGATTGCGAATACAGCTATCGACAGAGTAAGTTTAAGCATGAATGGCGCAATAAGTATCTTATCACATCGGTGACCTATCGCCTTTCTAAGACTTATCAACCTAAGCTCGATTATGGTAATATTCGTGCGGCATTGGCTGAACAAGGCATAGAGAATCCTACTGCAGCAGAACTTCGTCAGACGATTACTGACATCCGTAATGCGAAACTTCCTGACCCAAAGAAGATTGGTAATGCGGGTAGTTTCTTTATGAATCCTATCGTTCCTAAGGCTAAATACGAGGAGTTGGCAGCGCAATATGAACGGATGCCCCACTATACTATTGATGCTGACCATGAGAAGATTCCAGCTGGTTGGATGATTGAACAATGCGGTTGGAAGGGTAAGGCGTTAGGTCCTGCAGGTGTTTATGACAAGCAGGCTTTGGTTTTGGTAAACCTTGGTGGTGCAACAGGTGCTGACGTAGTCAGACTCTATCAGACGATTCAGCATGATGTAAAGGAGAAGTTTGGAATTGAGATACATCCAGAGGTGAATACCTTTCCAAATTAA
- a CDS encoding sugar O-acetyltransferase → MKSERQKALDGEFFNAVDPELQQIILRTKRLLRKLNDCDYADHESKHRIFEQLFGSVGEQIHIDVDFHCEYGVNIHMGNWVVINMNCTFVDNNRIDIGNHVLIASDVKIYTAAHPVTAKERMIPGGGWNIYAQPVKIEDGVWIGGGAIILPGVTIGRNAVIGAGAVVTKDVPANAVAVGSPAKVLRYQEE, encoded by the coding sequence ATGAAAAGTGAACGTCAGAAAGCCTTAGATGGTGAGTTTTTTAATGCTGTTGACCCAGAATTGCAGCAGATAATATTACGTACAAAACGCTTATTGCGCAAGTTGAACGATTGCGACTATGCTGACCACGAAAGCAAGCACAGGATTTTTGAGCAGTTGTTTGGCTCTGTCGGTGAGCAGATTCATATCGATGTGGATTTTCATTGTGAGTATGGTGTCAATATCCACATGGGGAACTGGGTTGTTATCAATATGAACTGTACGTTTGTAGACAATAACCGTATTGATATAGGCAATCATGTTCTAATCGCTTCAGACGTGAAAATCTATACAGCAGCGCATCCTGTCACTGCCAAGGAACGAATGATTCCTGGTGGAGGATGGAATATCTATGCCCAACCTGTCAAGATAGAAGATGGCGTGTGGATTGGTGGAGGAGCAATTATCCTACCCGGTGTGACGATAGGTCGTAATGCTGTAATAGGCGCAGGAGCAGTTGTAACAAAGGACGTTCCTGCCAATGCTGTTGCTGTCGGCAGTCCTGCAAAGGTTCTCAGATATCAGGAAGAATAA
- a CDS encoding DUF4348 domain-containing protein translates to MKKAFLVIVCVCVAMVAVTTGCTSKKVDGDDSTTTDSTASEDTDTVDSVDSATEVIAATPMPKAADQLFDDFFFNFIANKKLQMNRIKFPLPVVNGTKTTELTRGNWKMDYFFRKQGYYTLIFDNEKQMKFSKSTDLDSVIVEKIHLKRGTIEQYWFDHQDGSWKLNQIRNITFKDSYNASFYTFLSHFFANGGKGAVKSPLAYTGPDPNGEETNVVNTTIPASEWSSFLPELPHEMIYNILYGQKYSDTDRRIVTFRGLSNGAETQLIFKQNGKSWRLEKVVAY, encoded by the coding sequence ATGAAAAAAGCTTTTTTAGTTATTGTGTGTGTTTGTGTAGCTATGGTAGCTGTTACTACAGGTTGCACAAGCAAGAAAGTTGATGGCGATGACAGTACAACTACTGATTCTACAGCATCAGAAGACACTGACACTGTAGATAGCGTTGACTCTGCCACGGAGGTGATTGCTGCTACTCCTATGCCAAAGGCAGCAGACCAATTGTTTGACGACTTCTTCTTCAACTTTATTGCTAATAAGAAGTTGCAGATGAATCGTATTAAGTTCCCACTGCCTGTAGTCAATGGTACAAAGACTACGGAGCTGACTCGTGGAAACTGGAAGATGGATTATTTCTTCCGCAAACAGGGCTATTATACGCTTATCTTTGATAATGAGAAACAGATGAAGTTCTCTAAGTCTACCGACTTGGATAGTGTCATCGTTGAGAAGATACATTTAAAGAGAGGTACGATAGAGCAGTATTGGTTCGATCATCAGGATGGAAGCTGGAAGTTGAATCAGATTCGTAACATCACATTCAAGGATAGTTATAACGCATCTTTCTATACCTTCTTGTCACACTTCTTCGCAAATGGTGGCAAAGGGGCTGTGAAGAGTCCATTAGCTTATACTGGTCCAGATCCCAATGGTGAAGAGACAAATGTGGTCAACACCACTATCCCTGCCAGCGAATGGTCATCATTCTTACCAGAACTTCCACACGAAATGATTTATAACATCCTTTATGGCCAGAAGTATTCAGACACTGATCGCAGGATTGTTACCTTCCGTGGGTTGTCTAATGGCGCAGAAACGCAGCTCATCTTTAAGCAGAATGGTAAGAGTTGGCGCTTAGAGAAGGTTGTAGCTTATTAA
- the pheS gene encoding phenylalanine--tRNA ligase subunit alpha → MLLDKIEELLKEVSALTAKSADDVEQLRLKYLSKKGEINALMGEFRNVAADQKKVVGMKINELKQSAQDKINELKDQLETSEAQSDDIDLTRTAYPINLGTRHPLTLVKNEIIDIFARMGFTLYQGPEIDDDQHVFTMLNFAADHPARDMQDTFFIERSSTMDVTRNVLLRSHTSNDEAHYMSTHEPPIRVLCPGRVYRNEAISARAHCFFHQVEGLYVDKNVSFTDLKQVLLTFAREMFGADTKIRLRPSYFPFTEPSAEMDISCNICGGEGCGFCKHTGWVEILGCGMVDPHDLEACGIDSSVYTGYAFGMGVERIANLKYRVSDLRLFSENDTRFLREFEGA, encoded by the coding sequence ATGTTATTAGACAAGATAGAAGAACTTCTCAAGGAAGTGAGCGCACTCACGGCTAAGAGTGCTGATGATGTGGAGCAACTCCGTCTGAAATACCTTAGTAAGAAGGGCGAAATCAATGCGTTGATGGGCGAGTTCCGTAATGTGGCAGCCGACCAGAAGAAGGTTGTCGGCATGAAGATTAATGAACTTAAGCAGAGTGCACAGGACAAGATTAACGAACTCAAGGACCAGCTTGAAACAAGCGAGGCACAGAGTGATGATATCGACTTGACTCGTACTGCTTATCCTATTAACCTTGGTACACGTCATCCGTTGACACTTGTAAAGAACGAGATTATTGATATCTTTGCTCGTATGGGTTTTACTCTCTATCAAGGTCCTGAGATTGATGACGACCAGCACGTGTTTACAATGTTGAACTTTGCTGCTGATCATCCTGCACGTGATATGCAAGATACCTTCTTCATTGAGCGCAGTAGTACGATGGACGTTACGAGGAACGTTCTTCTCCGTAGTCATACTTCTAATGATGAGGCACACTATATGTCTACACACGAACCTCCAATCCGTGTGCTTTGCCCAGGTCGTGTATATCGTAATGAGGCTATCTCGGCTCGTGCACACTGCTTCTTCCATCAGGTAGAGGGTCTTTATGTTGATAAGAATGTTAGCTTTACCGACCTAAAGCAGGTGCTTCTCACCTTTGCTCGTGAGATGTTTGGTGCAGATACAAAGATTCGTCTTCGTCCAAGCTACTTCCCATTCACTGAGCCAAGTGCAGAGATGGATATCAGCTGTAACATCTGTGGCGGTGAAGGTTGTGGTTTCTGTAAGCACACTGGATGGGTTGAGATTCTTGGTTGTGGTATGGTTGATCCACACGACCTTGAGGCTTGTGGTATCGATTCAAGCGTATATACAGGTTATGCCTTCGGTATGGGTGTTGAGCGTATAGCCAACCTCAAGTACCGTGTAAGCGATCTCCGCCTCTTCTCTGAGAACGATACCCGCTTCCTTCGCGAGTTTGAGGGTGCGTAG
- a CDS encoding 3'-5' exonuclease — translation MQDFAAIDFETANFERCSVCSVGVIVVRGGEIVDNFYSLIQPEPNYYHWRCTQVHGLTCADTDGAPVFCEVWKQIEPMIEGLPLVAHNTPFDKGCLKASFYTYQMDYPDYEFFDTLKAARQLLPHLPNHQLHTVSSACGYELTDHHHALADAEACAWIAREIL, via the coding sequence ATGCAGGACTTTGCAGCGATTGACTTTGAAACAGCGAATTTTGAGCGGTGTAGTGTATGCTCGGTGGGCGTGATAGTAGTAAGGGGAGGAGAGATAGTCGATAACTTCTATTCCCTTATACAGCCCGAACCGAATTATTATCATTGGCGGTGTACGCAGGTGCATGGGTTGACATGTGCAGATACTGACGGTGCACCCGTATTCTGTGAGGTGTGGAAGCAGATAGAACCCATGATAGAAGGTCTACCACTTGTAGCCCATAATACACCATTTGACAAAGGTTGTTTGAAGGCTTCTTTCTATACCTACCAAATGGATTATCCTGATTATGAATTCTTTGATACGCTGAAGGCTGCACGTCAGCTGCTCCCTCACCTTCCCAACCATCAGTTACATACGGTTTCTTCTGCCTGTGGCTATGAGCTAACCGACCACCATCACGCCCTCGCTGATGCGGAAGCTTGTGCGTGGATAGCACGTGAGATATTGTAG
- a CDS encoding DUF6155 family protein — translation MTKLKLKKHLDTLPKEDVIRLVLDLYDANKDAKVYLEMYLTPDYSAALERYKKIIRNEFFPARGFSDKPSFATCRKAISDFKKLKADAISLGDLMLYYIELGCEYTMTFGDMWEQYYTTLETNFEKALKHISDHNLEEHFRQRIESMLNSTQCGWGFSDTLWDMYYDYYGRQE, via the coding sequence ATGACCAAATTAAAACTAAAGAAGCATCTTGACACATTGCCAAAGGAAGACGTAATAAGACTTGTACTGGATTTGTATGATGCAAACAAGGATGCGAAGGTGTATCTGGAAATGTATCTTACACCTGATTATAGTGCAGCGTTGGAAAGATACAAGAAGATTATCCGCAACGAATTTTTCCCCGCTCGAGGCTTTTCTGATAAGCCGTCATTTGCAACTTGTCGGAAGGCAATCTCTGATTTCAAGAAGTTGAAGGCTGACGCTATCAGTCTTGGCGATTTGATGCTTTACTATATAGAGTTGGGATGTGAATACACAATGACCTTCGGTGATATGTGGGAACAGTATTATACTACATTAGAAACGAATTTTGAGAAAGCTCTGAAGCATATTTCCGACCATAACCTTGAGGAACATTTCAGACAGAGAATTGAAAGTATGCTTAATTCAACACAATGTGGTTGGGGATTTTCTGATACCTTATGGGATATGTACTATGACTATTATGGTCGTCAAGAGTGA
- a CDS encoding acyltransferase family protein: protein MTKEQTTILKGVAILMMLFLHLFNGSNLTEVCEPLLFIGNTPLVHIISKACNPVGIFLMLSGYGLSYTYYRGKLSFKGQEHRLLKLYIHYWIILLIFVSIGTFVRPEKYPGSFSNIILNFMSISNSYNSETWFLFPYALLSLTSVWIFRCIDKLGCVKSIIITWVLYMISCYITSRYIAVNKLYTEWYAYVITYFNVLFSFVIGAVFHRQVEKGKGYISFLHTHKIVTFAILITLVVINCFISSAATAYIFEFSYIFLLLHLSFNGITKQFLMAMGKQSMVMWLTHSFFCYHIFHDFIYGFKYPLVIYIILIVISYVVSLPISYLSKAVIQRVAFLK from the coding sequence ATGACAAAAGAACAGACGACCATTTTAAAAGGTGTAGCTATCCTAATGATGTTATTCCTTCACTTATTTAATGGTTCTAACCTGACTGAAGTTTGTGAGCCTTTGCTTTTCATTGGCAACACTCCCCTTGTTCATATTATCAGCAAAGCATGTAACCCTGTGGGTATATTCTTAATGCTGAGCGGTTACGGACTAAGCTATACTTACTATCGAGGCAAATTATCTTTTAAAGGACAAGAGCATAGACTTTTAAAACTCTACATTCATTATTGGATTATTCTACTAATATTTGTCAGTATAGGTACTTTCGTTAGACCTGAAAAGTATCCTGGAAGTTTTTCGAATATAATATTGAATTTTATGAGTATAAGTAATAGCTATAACTCTGAAACTTGGTTCTTATTTCCTTATGCATTACTTTCGCTTACATCTGTATGGATTTTCAGGTGTATAGACAAATTAGGCTGTGTAAAAAGCATTATTATTACGTGGGTTTTATATATGATAAGCTGCTATATAACCAGTAGATATATAGCCGTAAACAAATTATATACAGAATGGTACGCCTACGTCATCACATACTTTAATGTATTATTCTCTTTTGTTATTGGAGCTGTATTCCATCGACAAGTTGAAAAAGGAAAAGGCTATATTTCATTCTTACATACACACAAGATAGTTACTTTTGCTATTTTAATTACTTTAGTAGTAATAAACTGTTTCATTTCAAGTGCAGCTACTGCGTATATATTTGAATTTTCTTATATATTCCTGCTATTGCACTTAAGTTTTAATGGTATTACGAAACAATTTCTTATGGCAATGGGTAAACAGTCTATGGTTATGTGGCTAACTCACTCTTTCTTCTGTTATCATATATTCCATGATTTTATTTACGGTTTCAAGTATCCGTTAGTCATTTATATTATTCTGATAGTAATTAGTTACGTTGTTTCACTTCCAATCAGCTATCTTTCTAAGGCAGTTATCCAGCGTGTTGCTTTTTTGAAGTAA